The Thermacetogenium phaeum DSM 12270 genome segment GGCCGATGGAGGAGATGATCTGGGGGCGTAATCCCGTTCTGGAGGCCTTGAAGGCGGGCCGCCCTCTTAACAAAATAGTCGTCGCCCGGGGCAGTCGCGGCAGCATCGGTGAGATCCTCACTCGCGCCCGGGAGGAGGGGATCCCCGTGCAGTTCGTAATGCGCTCCGTTATCGACCGCCTGGCGGAAGGCAAGAACCACCAGGGTGTTGCCGCTTTTCTGAGCCCCAAGGAGTACACTACCGTAGAAAGCATCATCCAGCAGGCTGCGCTGCGAAGGGAGGATCCGCTTGTTGCCGTCCTCGTCGGATGGGAGGACCCCCAGAACCTGGGGGCGCTGATCCGCAGCGCCGAGGCGGCCGGGGCGCACGGTGTGATTATACAAAAGCGCCGGGCGGCCCCTCTCACTGGCGCCGTGGCCAAAGCATCGGCGGGCGCTCTGGCCCATCTCCCCGTGAGCAGAGTGGCCAACCTCTCCCGCACCCTCCGCGACCTGAAGGAGGTGGGGCTGTGGGTGGCCGGCGCCGATGCGGCCGGGGAACTCCCCTATTATGAGGCTGACCTGGCAGGGCCCCTCGCCCTGGTGATCGGTGGGGAAGGAAAGGGCCTGGGGCACCTGGCGGATGATTGCGATTTTTTGGTACGGATCCCGATGGCCGGAAAAACCGGGTCGCTTAACGCTGCAGTGGCGGGTTCCATTCTTCTCTTTGAAGCGATGCGCCAGCGGGCCCTGCGGTCGGCCGGGACGGAGTGAGTGCGGGAGAGGGTTAACAGTTGGACGGTATCTTGCTTGTGGACGGTTACAATGTTATCAGCTCCTGGCCTGAATTTAAGGACTTAAAAGAGGCCGAGCTGGCTCATGCGCGCGACCGGCTGATCGCCATCTTGAGCGAATTCCGTGCCTTCTGCGGGATGCGGGTGATCGTTGTCTTCGATGCCCATCAGGTAAAGGGCGGCACTGAGCAATGTGAGCAGTGTCAGGGGATTGAGGTGGTCTACACCAAGGAGGGAGAGACGGCCGACAACTGGATCGAGAAGTTCGCTGCCCGCCAGCGCCGAGAGGGGACACCGGGAAAGCCGCCTCTCTTCGTTGTTACCTATGACTGGTTGGAGCAAAGGATTATTTCTGCGCAGGGCGCCTACCGGATCACCCCAGAAGAGCTGCGGCGTGAGATCCAGAGGGCCAAAGAAGAGGGAAAAGGTTTTTTTCAGGAAGCGTGTGATCGGATTCCCCTCGACTACCGCCTCCCGGACTCCGCAAAAAAGCTGTTTGAAAACTGGCGCAGGCGCAAAACCCCCGGCTGAAGGCTGTTCCGGCGCCGCAAGATTCCAGTGGACAAACAGATCTGGGATTGCCACCAGAACCAGCAAGGGCGACAATATCACAAAACTGCAGCCGCTGAAGCGGTTGACTTGGGACGGGTTTTTATCGTATAATTTCTTGTGTGTGCGGACAAGCCGAGATTCTTCAAGCCTTCGGAAAATCCCTGTTGAATTGAGAATCATGAATCTACCTTTTTGTGCCTCCGAATCAATTGCTGAAGAGATAAGTGAGAGAGGTGTGCCTAATGTGTGTTTTTGGGCTTGAAAGCACCGCGGTGGAATTTAGCATTTCGACTTTGTAAAAAACATGTTACTCCTTTAGGAGAACTGTTGCAGCAGCGTAGTTTTTACCCCTAAAATCTCCTGGGAGGCGATGTTGTTAATGTCTACCCTCGCGCGGCAAGAGGCAAGTGAAGCTTTTCAATGTATGTCTGATGAGGACATTGTGGAGCTGGCCAAAGATGGTCGCGACGTCGCACTTGAGCACCTGATCAACAAGTACAAGAATTTTGTAAGGGCTAAAGCGAGGTCTTATTTCCTAATAGGTGCGGACCGCGAGGATATTATTCAAGAGGGGATGATCGGGCTTTTTAAGGCGATTCGGGATTTCCGGGGTGACAAGCTCTCTTCGTTTAGGGCATTTGCGGAATTGTGCATCACGAGACAGATAATCACCGCTATTAAGACGGCAACATGCCAGAAGCATATACCGCTTAATTC includes the following:
- a CDS encoding NYN domain-containing protein, whose translation is MDGILLVDGYNVISSWPEFKDLKEAELAHARDRLIAILSEFRAFCGMRVIVVFDAHQVKGGTEQCEQCQGIEVVYTKEGETADNWIEKFAARQRREGTPGKPPLFVVTYDWLEQRIISAQGAYRITPEELRREIQRAKEEGKGFFQEACDRIPLDYRLPDSAKKLFENWRRRKTPG
- the sigH gene encoding RNA polymerase sporulation sigma factor SigH, which produces MSTLARQEASEAFQCMSDEDIVELAKDGRDVALEHLINKYKNFVRAKARSYFLIGADREDIIQEGMIGLFKAIRDFRGDKLSSFRAFAELCITRQIITAIKTATCQKHIPLNSYISLNKPIYDEDSDRTLMDVISGSKISDPEELIISQEEFDDIEGKMREILSSLEWKVLMSYLEGKSYQEMAMDLNRHVKSIDNALQRVKRKLERYLEKREH
- the rlmB gene encoding 23S rRNA (guanosine(2251)-2'-O)-methyltransferase RlmB, with the translated sequence MEEMIWGRNPVLEALKAGRPLNKIVVARGSRGSIGEILTRAREEGIPVQFVMRSVIDRLAEGKNHQGVAAFLSPKEYTTVESIIQQAALRREDPLVAVLVGWEDPQNLGALIRSAEAAGAHGVIIQKRRAAPLTGAVAKASAGALAHLPVSRVANLSRTLRDLKEVGLWVAGADAAGELPYYEADLAGPLALVIGGEGKGLGHLADDCDFLVRIPMAGKTGSLNAAVAGSILLFEAMRQRALRSAGTE